Proteins co-encoded in one Malus sylvestris chromosome 9, drMalSylv7.2, whole genome shotgun sequence genomic window:
- the LOC126582595 gene encoding external alternative NAD(P)H-ubiquinone oxidoreductase B1, mitochondrial-like isoform X2 has translation MTILSFFTRASRAFNGHPAASKLLVLCTISSGGLLAYAESQSNVGSPIVDPNQNEPRKKRVVVLGTGWAGTSFLKYLDASAYDVQVVSPRNYFAFTPLLPSVTCGTVEARSIVEPVRNIIKKRNGEIKFWEAECVKIDAANKSVSLRANFDQNLVGNKEFSLEYDYLVIALGAQVNTFNTPGVKENCHFLKAMEDAQKIRMSVIDCFEMAVLPGLSEEERRRNLHFVIVGGGPTGVEFAAELHDYFQEDLVKLYPMVKDLVKITVIQSGDHILNMFDDRISTFAEKKFTRDGIDVQTGCRVVSVSDKEITMKVKSKGEVCSIPHGLVVWSTGIGTRPVVRDFMQQIGQADKRVLVTDEWLRVKGCEDVYAIGDCASISQRKIMEDIFTIFKAADKDNSGTLTVDEFRDVVDDIIIRYPQVELYLKSRHLQDVTDLWKDLDGSDKKEVTVEEFKLALSQVDSQMKSLPATAQVAAQQGTYLSSCFNRREHCKEHPEGPRRFKSSGQHEFLPFRYKHFGQFAPLGGEQAAAELPGDWVSMGHSTQWLWYSVYASKQVSWRTRVLVVSDWTRRFIFGRDSSRI, from the exons ATGACGATCTTGTCCTTCTTCACCAGAGCTTCAAGAGCTTTCAATGGCCACCCTGCTGCCTCCAAGCTTCTGGTGCTCTGTACTATCAG TAGCGGAGGTCTCCTGGCGTATGCAGAATCACAGTCCAACGTTGGCTCTCCTATTGTTGATCCTAATCAAAACGAGCCTAGGAAAAAGAGAGTGGTGGTGCTTGGGACAGGATGGGCTGGTACTAGTTTCCTTAAGTACCTGGATGCTTCAGCTTATGATGTTCAGGTTGTTTCACCCCGAAATTATTTTGCGTTTACTCCCTTGTTACCGAGTGTCACGTGTGGGACGGTTGAAGCACGAAGCATAGTAGAACCCGTTCGAAATATCATAAAAAAG AGAAATGGAGAGATCAAATTTTGGGAAGCAGAATGCGTCAAGATTGATGCAGCAAATAAAAGTGTTTCCTTGCGGGCTAATTTTGACCAAAACTTGGTGGGAAATAAGGAattttcccttgaatatgaCTACTTGGTCATAGCTTTAGGAGCACAAGTGAACACTTTTAACACCCCTGGTGTCAAGGAGAACTGTCATTTTCTGAAGGCAA TGGAAGATGCTCAAAAGATACGTATGAGTGTGATAGATTGCTTTGAAATGGCTGTACTTCCAGGTCTAAGTGAAGAAGAGCGGAGGAGAAATCTTCATTTTGTAATTGTTGGAGGAGGTCCTACTGGTGTGGAATTTGCTGCAGAGCTGCATGATTATTTCCAAGAAGATTTAGTCAAGTTATATCCTATGGTTAAGGATCTTGTGAAAATAACAGTTATCCAATCTGGAGATCACATCTTGAACAT GTTTGACGACAGAATTAGTACTTTTGCCGAGAAGAAGTTTACTAGAGATGGTATCGATGTTCAAACAGGATGTCGGGTTGTCAGTGTTTCTGATAAGGAAATCACGATGAAGGTGAAATCGAAGGGAGAGGTTTGCTCTATACCACATGGGTTGGTTGTGTGGTCTACTGGTATTGGGACTCGTCCAGTTGTGAGGGACTTTATGCAACAAATTGGGCAG GCTGATAAACGTGTTCTAGTAACTGACGAATGGCTGCGTGTAAAGGGATGTGAAGATGTGTATGCCATTGGTGATTGTGCTTCAATTAGTCAACGTAAAATCATG GAAGATATCTTCACCATATTTAAAGCTGCGGACAAAGATAACTCTGGTACCTTAACAGTTGATGAATTTCGAGATGTAGTTGACGACATCATCATAAGGTACCCCCAAGTGGAACTCTATTTAAAGAGCAGGCATCTGCAGGATGTGACAGACCTATGGAAAGATCTCGATGGTAGTGATAAGAAGGAAGTGACCGTGGAAGAATTTAAATTAGCCCTTTCTCAAGTGGATTCACAGATGAAGAGTCTGCCTGCAACTGCTCAG GTTGCTGCGCAACAGGGAACATATCTTTCTAGTTGCTTTAACCGGAGAGAGCACTGCAAAGAGCATCCTGAAGGTCCGAGGCGTTTTAAAAGTTCTGGGCAACATGAGTTTCTTCCCTTTCG GTACAAGCATTTCGGGCAATTTGCTCCGTTGGGGGGAGAGCAAGCAGCAGCGGAGCTACCCGGAGACTGGGTTTCCATGGGTCATAGCACACAATGGCTCTGGTATTCTGTATATGCAAG CAAGCAAGTGAGCTGGCGAACTAGGGTTCTTGTGGTATCGGACTGGACCAGGAGATTCATTTTCGGGAGAGATTCAAGCCGTATTTGA
- the LOC126582595 gene encoding external alternative NAD(P)H-ubiquinone oxidoreductase B1, mitochondrial-like isoform X1 → MAAHPVASKLLVLCTISSGGLLAYAESQSNVGSPIVDPNQNEPRKKRVVVLGTGWAGTSFLKYLDASAYDVQVVSPRNYFAFTPLLPSVTCGTVEARSIVEPVRNIIKKRNGEIKFWEAECVKIDAANKSVSLRANFDQNLVGNKEFSLEYDYLVIALGAQVNTFNTPGVKENCHFLKAMEDAQKIRMSVIDCFEMAVLPGLSEEERRRNLHFVIVGGGPTGVEFAAELHDYFQEDLVKLYPMVKDLVKITVIQSGDHILNMFDDRISTFAEKKFTRDGIDVQTGCRVVSVSDKEITMKVKSKGEVCSIPHGLVVWSTGIGTRPVVRDFMQQIGQADKRVLVTDEWLRVKGCEDVYAIGDCASISQRKIMEDIFTIFKAADKDNSGTLTVDEFRDVVDDIIIRYPQVELYLKSRHLQDVTDLWKDLDGSDKKEVTVEEFKLALSQVDSQMKSLPATAQVAAQQGTYLSSCFNRREHCKEHPEGPRRFKSSGQHEFLPFRYKHFGQFAPLGGEQAAAELPGDWVSMGHSTQWLWYSVYASKQVSWRTRVLVVSDWTRRFIFGRDSSRI, encoded by the exons ATGGCTGCCCACCCTGTTGCCTCCAAGCTTCTGGTGCTCTGTACTATCAG TAGCGGAGGTCTCCTGGCGTATGCAGAATCACAGTCCAACGTTGGCTCTCCTATTGTTGATCCTAATCAAAACGAGCCTAGGAAAAAGAGAGTGGTGGTGCTTGGGACAGGATGGGCTGGTACTAGTTTCCTTAAGTACCTGGATGCTTCAGCTTATGATGTTCAGGTTGTTTCACCCCGAAATTATTTTGCGTTTACTCCCTTGTTACCGAGTGTCACGTGTGGGACGGTTGAAGCACGAAGCATAGTAGAACCCGTTCGAAATATCATAAAAAAG AGAAATGGAGAGATCAAATTTTGGGAAGCAGAATGCGTCAAGATTGATGCAGCAAATAAAAGTGTTTCCTTGCGGGCTAATTTTGACCAAAACTTGGTGGGAAATAAGGAattttcccttgaatatgaCTACTTGGTCATAGCTTTAGGAGCACAAGTGAACACTTTTAACACCCCTGGTGTCAAGGAGAACTGTCATTTTCTGAAGGCAA TGGAAGATGCTCAAAAGATACGTATGAGTGTGATAGATTGCTTTGAAATGGCTGTACTTCCAGGTCTAAGTGAAGAAGAGCGGAGGAGAAATCTTCATTTTGTAATTGTTGGAGGAGGTCCTACTGGTGTGGAATTTGCTGCAGAGCTGCATGATTATTTCCAAGAAGATTTAGTCAAGTTATATCCTATGGTTAAGGATCTTGTGAAAATAACAGTTATCCAATCTGGAGATCACATCTTGAACAT GTTTGACGACAGAATTAGTACTTTTGCCGAGAAGAAGTTTACTAGAGATGGTATCGATGTTCAAACAGGATGTCGGGTTGTCAGTGTTTCTGATAAGGAAATCACGATGAAGGTGAAATCGAAGGGAGAGGTTTGCTCTATACCACATGGGTTGGTTGTGTGGTCTACTGGTATTGGGACTCGTCCAGTTGTGAGGGACTTTATGCAACAAATTGGGCAG GCTGATAAACGTGTTCTAGTAACTGACGAATGGCTGCGTGTAAAGGGATGTGAAGATGTGTATGCCATTGGTGATTGTGCTTCAATTAGTCAACGTAAAATCATG GAAGATATCTTCACCATATTTAAAGCTGCGGACAAAGATAACTCTGGTACCTTAACAGTTGATGAATTTCGAGATGTAGTTGACGACATCATCATAAGGTACCCCCAAGTGGAACTCTATTTAAAGAGCAGGCATCTGCAGGATGTGACAGACCTATGGAAAGATCTCGATGGTAGTGATAAGAAGGAAGTGACCGTGGAAGAATTTAAATTAGCCCTTTCTCAAGTGGATTCACAGATGAAGAGTCTGCCTGCAACTGCTCAG GTTGCTGCGCAACAGGGAACATATCTTTCTAGTTGCTTTAACCGGAGAGAGCACTGCAAAGAGCATCCTGAAGGTCCGAGGCGTTTTAAAAGTTCTGGGCAACATGAGTTTCTTCCCTTTCG GTACAAGCATTTCGGGCAATTTGCTCCGTTGGGGGGAGAGCAAGCAGCAGCGGAGCTACCCGGAGACTGGGTTTCCATGGGTCATAGCACACAATGGCTCTGGTATTCTGTATATGCAAG CAAGCAAGTGAGCTGGCGAACTAGGGTTCTTGTGGTATCGGACTGGACCAGGAGATTCATTTTCGGGAGAGATTCAAGCCGTATTTGA
- the LOC126582597 gene encoding uncharacterized protein LOC126582597 — protein MSVVEYPDAINAPDLQVWNNAAFDNEDSEGGSSFVKASWSELLQPLSLNRSSESFDSGCSKENLSPEILKTPVRVKSLVPFKPLNTNTNLEPISVVAKKKGIGEVEEREEKVRDEGKIDAEIEEIEKEISRLNSRLEALKLEKAERNEKAVEKRGRVVAAKFMEPKQSVNNLDGLKKIESLMMSVRPKVNRRGMSLGPSEIIAGAGFQRPSKLEITPVQATQSRRKSCFWKLQDIDELRATKERGKSLSPKSRKTVSKVQAPKQAATTVGGSKRPVKKEDKVLASIEPKKLFKDRAEKSAPAKKTPFKPGRVVPSRYNQIGNSAVSDGRKRSWPEDDKDDSKRCDKRRVSLAGKPRGIGREMSRSQGPECRVKKRWEIPSEVVVYQGAAEDGKSPSVVAEVGDVLPKIKTVRCGIDTPRGSGPAKRVAELVGMKSYFSTNGEVCQGLNFAEADAEEE, from the coding sequence ATGAGTGTTGTTGAATACCCAGACGCCATTAACGCACCAGACCTTCAGGTTTGGAACAACGCCGCCTTCGACAACGAAGACTCCGAAGGCGGCTCCTCCTTCGTAAAAGCTTCCTGGTCCGAGCTACTGCAACCCCTTTCGCTGAATCGTTCTTCCGAGTCATTTGATTCGGGTTGCAGCAAAGAGAACCTGAGCCCAGAGATTCTGAAAACCCCTGTCCGTGTCAAATCTTTGGTGCCCTTCAAGCCGCTGAACACAAATACGAATCTTGAGCCCATCTCGGTGGTCGCGAAGAAGAAGGGTATTGGGGAGgttgaagaaagagaagagaaagttcGAGATGAGGGAAAGATCGATGCTGAAATTGAAGAGATTGAGAAGGAGATTAGTCGATTGAATTCGAGGCTCGAAGCGCTTAAACTCGAAAAGGCTGAGAGAAACGAGAAGGCGGTAGAGAAGCGAGGAAGGGTTGTGGCGGCGAAGTTCATGGAGCCGAAACAGAGTGTGAATAATTTGGACGGGTTGAAAAAGATTGAGTCTTTGATGATGAGTGTGAGGCCAAAGGTTAATCGGAGAGGAATGAGTTTGGGGCCCTCTGAGATTATAGCTGGAGCAGGATTTCAGAGGCCGAGTAAGCTCGAGATCACCCCTGTTCAGGCAACGCAGAGTCGCCGGAAATCTTGCTTTTGGAAACTTCAGGACATTGATGAATTGAGGGCTACAAAAGAGCGGGGCAAGAGTTTGAGCCCGAAATCACGGAAAACTGTGTCCAAGGTTCAAGCTCCTAAACAGGCTGCGACTACTGTTGGAGGGTCTAAGAGACCtgtgaagaaggaagacaagGTTCTTGCATCAATTGAACCCAAGAAGCTTTTTAAAGACAGAGCCGAGAAGTCTGCGCCCGCCAAGAAAACACCATTCAAGCCTGGGAGGGTTGTGCCTAGCAGGTACAATCAGATAGGGAATTCGGCAGTGAGTGATGGCCGGAAGCGATCTTGGCCCGAGGATGACAAGGATGACAGCAAGAGGTGTGACAAGAGGCGGGTATCCTTGGCAGGGAAGCCGCGTGGCATTGGCCGTGAAATGTCCAGGAGTCAAGGACCGGAGTGCCGGGTGAAGAAGAGGTGGGAGATTCCAAGTGAGGTAGTGGTGTACCAAGGTGCGGCGGAGGATGGTAAGTCACCTTCAGTTGTTGCTGAGGTAGGAGATGTGCTTCCAAAAATTAAGACTGTCCGATGTGGTATTGATACTCCGAGGGGTTCGGGGCCAGCCAAAAGGGTTGCTGAATTGGTTGGGATGAAATCCTACTTTAGCACCAATGGGGAGGTTTGCCAGGGATTGAATTTTGCAGAAGCGGATGCTGAGGAAGAATAA